In the Bradyrhizobium guangzhouense genome, one interval contains:
- a CDS encoding M20 family metallopeptidase: MDNRSDIWRGIDTIKGRFIDLSDKVWGMPEVCYTEARSSAEHLAELRHQGFRITEKVAGIPTAVMGEWGEGGPVIAFMGEYDALPGLSQEAGVAEHRPVETGGHGHGCGHNLLGSAALLAATAVKDWLAENKVPGRVRYYGCPAEEGGAAKAFMVRSGAFEDADIAITWHPHSFWEVAVTPSLANTRADFIFTGRTSHAAASPHLGRSALDAVELMNVGVNYMREHMPSDARVHYALLDTGGIAPNVVQAHARVRYSIRARDLPGMNELVGRVSKIAEGAALMTETRVEMKIISAVSNILPNTPLEQALHRVMEELGPPHFDDTDKGFASQIRATLTDKDIASVYYAIGMEPTDRPLADFLVPLDAKRNPLVGSTDVGDVSWVVPTVQVHAPTVAIGTPFHTWQVVAQGKSGHAHKAMVQAAKAMAGLGIKALTEPELIKAAKADLTKRTAKTPYVCPLPDHVAPPLDMSVA; encoded by the coding sequence ATGGATAACCGCAGCGACATCTGGCGTGGCATCGACACGATCAAGGGACGTTTCATCGATCTCAGCGACAAGGTCTGGGGTATGCCGGAAGTCTGCTACACCGAGGCGCGCTCCTCCGCCGAGCATCTCGCTGAGCTGCGCCACCAGGGTTTCCGCATCACCGAGAAGGTGGCGGGCATTCCGACGGCTGTGATGGGCGAATGGGGCGAGGGCGGCCCGGTCATCGCCTTCATGGGTGAATACGACGCGCTGCCAGGCCTCAGCCAGGAGGCGGGTGTCGCCGAACACCGTCCGGTCGAGACCGGCGGTCACGGTCATGGTTGCGGCCACAATCTGCTCGGCTCCGCCGCGCTGCTCGCTGCGACCGCGGTCAAGGACTGGCTCGCCGAGAACAAGGTGCCCGGCCGCGTGCGCTATTACGGCTGCCCGGCGGAAGAGGGCGGCGCGGCCAAAGCCTTCATGGTGCGTTCGGGTGCGTTCGAGGACGCCGATATCGCCATCACCTGGCATCCGCACAGTTTCTGGGAAGTCGCGGTGACGCCGTCGCTTGCCAACACCCGTGCCGACTTCATCTTCACCGGCCGCACCTCGCATGCGGCAGCTTCGCCCCATCTCGGCCGTTCCGCGCTCGACGCGGTCGAGCTGATGAATGTCGGCGTGAACTACATGCGCGAGCACATGCCGAGCGATGCGCGCGTCCATTACGCGCTGCTGGACACCGGCGGCATTGCGCCCAACGTGGTGCAGGCCCATGCCCGCGTGCGCTATTCCATTCGCGCCCGTGATCTTCCTGGCATGAACGAGCTGGTCGGGCGCGTCAGCAAGATCGCGGAGGGCGCGGCCTTGATGACCGAGACCAGGGTCGAGATGAAGATCATCTCCGCGGTCTCCAACATCCTGCCGAATACGCCGCTGGAGCAGGCGCTGCATCGGGTCATGGAAGAGCTCGGACCGCCGCATTTCGACGACACCGACAAGGGCTTTGCCAGCCAGATCCGCGCGACGCTCACCGACAAGGACATCGCGTCGGTCTATTACGCGATCGGCATGGAGCCGACGGATCGGCCGCTGGCCGATTTCCTGGTGCCGCTGGATGCCAAGCGCAACCCGCTGGTCGGCTCGACCGACGTGGGCGATGTGAGCTGGGTGGTGCCGACCGTGCAGGTTCACGCACCAACGGTTGCAATCGGCACGCCGTTCCACACTTGGCAGGTGGTGGCGCAGGGCAAGAGCGGGCATGCCCATAAGGCGATGGTGCAGGCGGCCAAGGCCATGGCCGGCCTCGGCATCAAGGCATTGACCGAGCCGGAACTGATCAAGGCCGCGAAGGCCGATCTCACGAAGCGGACGGCGAAGACACCTTATGTCTGCCCGCTGCCGGATCACGTCGCGCCGCCGCTCGATATGTCCGTAGCGTAG